The following are from one region of the Actinoplanes sp. L3-i22 genome:
- a CDS encoding alpha/beta hydrolase, whose protein sequence is MTTTQTPIIFIHGLWLHATSWNTWIEKFTAEGYAPIAPGWPGDPDTVTEARENPESIADHGIDDVVEHYAGIIRGMDTAPILIGHSFGGMIAQKLLGQDLGRAAVAIDAAQIKGVLPLPLSALRATLPVFKNPANKHRAVSLTAEQFRYAFGNAIPAEESDALFEQWTIPAPGKPLFEAAAANFSPHSPAKVDTANQNRGPLLLMTGGKDHTVPEAVVRATLKQYRHSDAVTDITEFPDRGHSLTIDNGWTDVADTTLAWLRRQGL, encoded by the coding sequence ATGACGACGACGCAGACCCCGATCATCTTCATCCACGGCCTCTGGCTCCACGCGACCTCCTGGAACACCTGGATCGAGAAGTTCACCGCCGAGGGCTACGCCCCGATCGCCCCCGGCTGGCCCGGCGACCCGGACACCGTCACCGAGGCCCGCGAGAACCCCGAGAGCATCGCCGACCACGGCATCGACGACGTCGTCGAGCACTACGCCGGAATCATCCGCGGCATGGACACCGCACCGATCCTGATCGGCCACTCCTTCGGCGGCATGATCGCGCAGAAACTACTCGGACAAGACCTGGGCCGCGCCGCCGTCGCCATCGACGCCGCACAGATCAAGGGGGTGCTGCCGCTACCGCTGTCCGCGCTGCGGGCCACCCTGCCGGTGTTCAAGAACCCGGCCAACAAACACCGGGCCGTCTCCCTGACCGCCGAGCAATTCCGCTACGCCTTCGGCAACGCCATCCCCGCCGAGGAATCCGACGCCCTCTTCGAGCAGTGGACCATCCCCGCACCCGGCAAGCCGCTGTTCGAAGCCGCCGCCGCGAACTTCAGCCCGCATTCACCCGCCAAGGTCGACACCGCCAACCAGAACCGCGGACCGCTGCTGCTGATGACCGGCGGCAAGGACCACACCGTCCCCGAAGCCGTCGTCCGCGCCACCCTCAAGCAGTACCGGCACTCCGACGCCGTCACCGACATCACCGAATTCCCCGACCGCGGCCACTCACTGACCATCGACAACGGCTGGACCGACGTCGCCGACACCACGCTCGCCTGGCTGCGCCGCCAGGGCCTCTGA
- a CDS encoding LuxR family transcriptional regulator — MRSVPFIGRRDERRVLQDLLDGVRDGRSGTLVLSGEPGTGKTSLLDRVAASDPDLRVVRIFGVESEMVLGFAALHRLLRPWLTGIDALPAPQRDALRTAFGGLAGGAPADRYLAGMAVLTLLADAAVAQPLLCVVDDAHWLDRASAEVLAFVARRLHAETIGLVFATRPQGDTRRPGLGVLDGLPTLTVPGLSSDDAGNLLTASITGRLDGAVAAKLVDGTGGNPLALVELAGSLSAEQLTGTAPLPQSLPVGTLLESHYQRQIEQLPAETRELLLLVSAAPPDDATLLWRAAAHLGVAADRADPALAAGILTDSLDFRHPLIRSAVYRGAGATDRRRVHAALAAVSDPVLDLDRHAWHRAEATIGLDEAVAAELERASESARTRGGYAEQAAFLSRAAELSPDPRDQAARLVAAARAHLALGEPRAARALLDRAERGLADPVPRALARQARATAQIYSGRFTDVPAMLLAAAESIAGQDAGLARKMMFEALQAIVFSDDRATTVTLRDLARQVLASPAAQTPAPTHTDLFLTGFATRTAVGYRAAVPLMRAALAALNTAENLAEECLPLAVISAFTAEDVWDDEAGRAAWQRLEAHDRANGALGTLLTTLMVGATWEMRAGRFAAAAARHDELAELSDVLRQAHPRIQQVELLAWSGREAEARAAATADVGFDDVINNSLAVLEIGLGRYAEALTALLPSFERDMPGVANRSLHDIVEAGVRGGDHEAAKAALARMLERVPVSATPWGLGLLARCRALLADDDAAEPLYRESADQLAKTQIKIEEARTHLLYGEWLRRARRRADARVELRTAYDMFTKMGATAFAERARTELTATGERPQDREAPVTHGLTPQEKQVATLAAAGATNTEIAARLFLSTSTVEYHLTKIFRKLAITSRRKLAAALGDDG; from the coding sequence GTGCGATCGGTTCCGTTCATCGGGCGCCGCGACGAGCGGCGCGTCCTGCAAGATCTGCTGGACGGTGTCCGGGACGGGCGCAGCGGCACCCTGGTGCTCTCCGGTGAACCCGGGACCGGCAAGACCAGCCTGCTCGACCGGGTCGCCGCCAGTGACCCGGACCTCCGGGTGGTCCGGATCTTCGGGGTCGAGTCGGAGATGGTGCTCGGCTTCGCGGCCCTGCATCGCCTGCTGCGCCCCTGGCTGACCGGGATCGACGCGCTCCCCGCCCCGCAGCGCGACGCGTTGCGTACCGCGTTCGGTGGCCTGGCCGGCGGCGCCCCGGCCGACCGCTACCTGGCCGGCATGGCGGTGCTCACCCTGCTCGCCGACGCGGCCGTGGCGCAGCCGCTGCTCTGCGTCGTCGACGACGCGCACTGGCTGGACCGGGCCTCGGCCGAGGTCTTGGCGTTCGTCGCGCGCCGCCTGCACGCCGAGACCATCGGGCTGGTGTTCGCCACCCGCCCGCAGGGCGACACCCGCCGGCCGGGACTCGGTGTTCTCGACGGGCTGCCCACCCTGACCGTGCCGGGCCTGTCCAGCGACGACGCCGGGAACCTGCTGACGGCCAGCATCACCGGCCGCCTCGACGGCGCGGTCGCCGCCAAGCTCGTCGACGGCACCGGCGGCAACCCCCTGGCCCTGGTCGAGCTGGCCGGCTCGCTGAGCGCGGAACAGCTGACCGGCACCGCCCCGCTGCCGCAGTCCCTGCCGGTCGGCACGCTGCTGGAGTCGCACTACCAGCGGCAGATCGAGCAGCTCCCGGCCGAGACCCGGGAACTGCTGCTGCTCGTCTCGGCCGCCCCGCCGGACGACGCCACCCTGCTCTGGCGGGCCGCCGCGCACCTGGGCGTCGCCGCCGACCGGGCCGATCCGGCCCTGGCCGCGGGCATCCTGACCGACTCGCTCGACTTCCGGCACCCGCTGATCCGCTCGGCCGTCTACCGGGGTGCCGGCGCGACCGACCGCCGGCGCGTGCACGCCGCCCTGGCCGCGGTCTCCGACCCGGTGCTCGACCTCGACCGGCACGCCTGGCACCGGGCGGAGGCGACGATCGGGCTCGACGAGGCGGTCGCCGCCGAGCTCGAGCGGGCCTCCGAGAGCGCGCGGACCCGCGGTGGCTACGCCGAGCAGGCCGCCTTCCTGTCCCGCGCGGCCGAGCTCTCCCCGGACCCGCGGGACCAGGCCGCGCGCCTGGTCGCCGCGGCCCGCGCCCACCTGGCGCTGGGTGAGCCGCGCGCCGCCCGCGCCCTGCTCGACCGGGCCGAACGCGGCCTGGCCGACCCGGTCCCGCGCGCGCTCGCCCGGCAGGCCCGGGCCACCGCCCAGATCTACTCCGGACGCTTCACCGACGTGCCCGCGATGCTGCTGGCGGCGGCCGAGTCGATCGCCGGTCAGGATGCCGGGCTGGCCCGCAAGATGATGTTCGAGGCGCTGCAGGCCATCGTGTTCAGCGACGACCGGGCCACCACGGTCACCCTGCGGGATCTGGCCCGGCAGGTGCTGGCGTCACCGGCGGCGCAGACCCCGGCGCCGACCCACACCGACCTGTTCCTGACCGGCTTCGCCACCCGCACCGCCGTCGGCTACCGGGCCGCCGTGCCGCTGATGCGGGCCGCGCTGGCCGCGCTGAACACCGCGGAGAACCTCGCCGAGGAGTGCCTTCCGCTCGCGGTGATCAGCGCGTTCACCGCCGAGGACGTGTGGGACGACGAGGCCGGCCGGGCGGCGTGGCAGCGCCTCGAGGCCCACGACCGGGCCAACGGCGCCCTGGGGACCCTGCTGACCACGCTGATGGTCGGCGCCACCTGGGAGATGCGGGCCGGCCGGTTCGCGGCGGCCGCGGCCCGGCACGACGAACTGGCCGAGCTCAGCGACGTCCTGCGGCAGGCGCACCCGAGGATCCAGCAGGTGGAGCTGCTCGCCTGGAGCGGGCGGGAGGCCGAGGCCCGCGCGGCGGCGACCGCCGACGTCGGGTTCGACGACGTCATCAACAACTCGCTGGCCGTCCTGGAGATCGGTCTCGGCCGGTACGCCGAGGCGCTGACCGCCCTGCTGCCCTCGTTCGAGCGGGACATGCCCGGCGTCGCCAACCGCTCGCTGCACGACATCGTCGAGGCCGGCGTCCGCGGCGGGGACCACGAGGCGGCGAAGGCGGCGCTCGCCCGGATGCTGGAGCGCGTCCCGGTCAGCGCCACCCCGTGGGGACTGGGCCTGCTGGCCCGGTGCCGCGCGCTGCTGGCCGACGACGATGCGGCCGAGCCGCTCTACCGCGAGTCGGCCGACCAGCTGGCCAAGACCCAGATCAAGATCGAAGAAGCCAGGACCCATTTGCTGTACGGCGAGTGGCTGCGCCGCGCCCGGCGCCGCGCCGACGCCCGGGTCGAGTTGCGTACGGCCTACGACATGTTCACGAAAATGGGCGCCACCGCCTTCGCGGAACGGGCCCGCACGGAGCTGACCGCCACCGGGGAGCGGCCGCAGGACCGCGAGGCGCCGGTCACCCACGGCCTGACCCCGCAGGAGAAACAGGTCGCGACGCTGGCCGCGGCCGGGGCCACGAACACCGAGATCGCGGCCCGGCTGTTCCTGAGCACCTCGACCGTCGAGTACCACCTCACCAAGATCTTCCGGAAACTCGCCATCACGTCCCGCCGCAAACTGGCCGCGGCCCTGGGCGACGACGGGTGA
- a CDS encoding family 43 glycosylhydrolase, with the protein MASLLTGTLAITSPAAAAADDGLLLWYKLDEKSGAVAADASGHGRDGAVTGATWTGEQGLTLDGTSTYVRAPNDLLADLDAVTVAFDVKLDSAQATPYFLYGFGNTDTSTGYGNGYLFATGDSFRNAISLGNWSGEQNTRPATGYNLTRNAWKHVAYTQTGTTGTLYEDGVAVATNTAISIPPSAIGGGSTSANYFGRSLYTGDRYLKGGLRDIRVYDRALAADEVDTLATPVNETAVEADRQALDLGDTSALTANLSLPATAANGSKLTWSSSDSAVLTDAGAVTRPRAGQPDAHATLTATIRRGTVQAAKTFAITVRAELDDAATAEAAAKTLQIRNIDDVRGNLALPGSGAGGTTATWTSSDPAVISAAGEVHRPAHGTGPATVTLTATVTRGSASATRDFLAKVPELPAQEPLKGYLFSYFTGEGYANGEQIYHALSNGNDPLSWREINDGQPVLTSTLGTQGLRDPFIIRSPEGDKFYQIATDLKIYGNGDWDASQRSGSKSIMVWESTDLVNWTNQRLVKVSPDTAGNTWAPEAFYDNKLGAYVVFWASKIYDAADTGHTGTTYNKMMYATTRDFYTFSEPKVWKDPGYSVIDSTMVEHDGQYYRFTKDERNNGSSSPCSKYVIEEKSTDVLDLDYDFVSECIGSPDLSRGEGPLVFKSNTEDKWYLFIDEYGGRGYVPFSTTDLDSGKWTAETRYTLPARPRHGTVLPVTQAEYDRISARYEPPAPAPGLRLQYKFDETGGTVAKDSSGNGFDGTYLNKPALDGTAVTLSGGSYVTIPNGVLKGATSATVSLWAKWTASTTVNQWIYGLGPDSTKYLFTSPSNGSSVLYSAITTGSWSAESKLATGAALPGGSWQHLAVTVDGPTGTATMYLNGRKVASATGVTVKPGDLYDASKSYSGYVGRSLYSADPYFSGSVDDFRIYNTALTSAQILNLAGKGASVGGVTLPQLKVDAIVDDAAGTVKLPVAEGTDVAALAPQFTLAEGATISPASGTVQDFSRPVTYQIIGGDGAKRTWTVSALVMRSPVLPGLNADPNITVFGDTFWMYPTTDGFASWSGTQFHAFSSKDLTHWTDHGVILDLGPDVSWADNSAWAPTIATRDGKYYFYFSGGLASGNTAKQLGVAVADNPAGPFTDALGKPLVASGSYSGQMIDSAVFTDDDGKSYLYWGNGNSYQVPLNDDMVSFDPAQVKTYHPANYNEGSFVIKRNGTYYFMWSENDTRSADYRVAYATGSSPTGPWSDRIGVILAKDASLGILGTGHHSVVRAPNSDDWYIAYHRFAIPGGDGTHRETTIDRLTFGADGKINPVVPTLESVDPVTVAHAGADVTGPEGSAIPITGSVSNDANPPTWSWTAGDDVDAGATCAFADAHAVATAVTCTDDGTYTVTLAAGGSRDSALVTVGNVSPAASAPSAPTEPVATGRVVTLSVPVTDRGANDTLSCTASWGDGSASTGTVGGGLCVVTHAYTTGDVFEPSVTVRDDDGAASTVTAPHVVTYVAGGGQVAGNGTLTASAGCLDGIRAGGTVEFAFTAGSAAASKNAAGSAAAAKKVGGSGSGRTWLRFAGGDLDFRSTSQTAPLIVGGTATYQGTGTINGAGSYRFLVSAVDGTDRLAVRIWDARTGRTVFSQPLPTRLTSGGIVVSAKKSH; encoded by the coding sequence ATGGCCTCCCTCCTCACCGGCACGCTCGCCATCACCTCCCCCGCCGCCGCGGCCGCCGACGACGGGCTGCTGCTCTGGTACAAGCTGGACGAGAAGTCCGGCGCGGTCGCCGCCGACGCCTCCGGCCACGGCCGCGACGGTGCCGTCACGGGCGCGACCTGGACCGGCGAACAGGGGCTGACCCTCGACGGGACCAGCACGTACGTGCGGGCGCCGAACGATCTACTGGCCGATCTGGACGCGGTCACCGTCGCGTTCGACGTGAAGCTGGACAGTGCACAGGCGACGCCGTACTTCCTCTACGGATTCGGCAACACCGATACGTCGACCGGCTACGGCAACGGCTACCTCTTCGCGACCGGCGACAGTTTCCGCAACGCGATCTCGCTGGGCAACTGGAGCGGCGAGCAGAACACCCGGCCGGCCACCGGCTACAACCTGACCCGCAACGCCTGGAAGCACGTCGCCTACACCCAGACCGGGACGACCGGGACACTCTACGAGGACGGCGTCGCGGTCGCCACGAACACCGCGATCAGCATCCCGCCGAGCGCGATCGGTGGCGGCTCGACCAGCGCGAACTACTTCGGCCGCTCGCTCTACACCGGCGACCGGTACCTCAAGGGCGGCCTGCGCGACATCCGGGTCTACGACCGGGCGCTCGCCGCCGACGAGGTGGACACGCTGGCCACGCCGGTCAACGAGACCGCGGTGGAGGCCGACCGGCAGGCCCTCGACCTCGGCGACACCAGCGCGCTGACGGCGAACCTGAGCCTGCCGGCGACCGCCGCGAACGGCTCGAAACTGACCTGGTCGAGCAGCGACTCCGCGGTGCTCACCGACGCCGGTGCGGTCACCCGCCCGCGGGCCGGGCAGCCCGACGCGCACGCCACGCTGACCGCGACGATCCGGCGGGGCACGGTCCAGGCCGCGAAGACCTTCGCGATCACCGTCCGGGCCGAGCTCGACGACGCGGCCACGGCCGAGGCGGCGGCGAAGACCCTGCAGATCAGGAACATCGACGACGTACGGGGAAATCTCGCCCTGCCCGGCAGCGGAGCCGGCGGCACGACAGCGACCTGGACCAGCAGCGACCCGGCCGTGATCAGCGCCGCAGGCGAGGTGCACCGGCCCGCGCACGGCACCGGCCCGGCCACTGTGACGCTGACCGCGACCGTGACCAGGGGCAGCGCGAGCGCGACCCGGGACTTCCTCGCGAAGGTGCCGGAACTGCCCGCGCAGGAGCCGCTCAAGGGCTACCTGTTCAGCTACTTCACCGGCGAGGGCTACGCGAACGGCGAGCAGATCTACCACGCGCTGAGCAACGGCAACGACCCGCTGAGCTGGCGTGAGATCAACGACGGGCAGCCGGTGCTCACCTCGACGCTGGGCACCCAGGGCCTGCGCGACCCGTTCATCATCCGCTCGCCCGAGGGCGACAAGTTCTACCAGATCGCCACCGACCTCAAGATCTACGGCAACGGCGACTGGGACGCCTCGCAGCGCTCCGGCAGCAAATCGATCATGGTGTGGGAGTCCACCGACCTGGTCAACTGGACGAACCAGCGGCTGGTCAAGGTCTCCCCGGACACCGCCGGCAACACCTGGGCGCCGGAGGCGTTCTACGACAACAAGCTCGGCGCGTACGTCGTGTTCTGGGCCTCGAAGATCTATGACGCGGCGGACACCGGGCACACCGGGACCACCTACAACAAGATGATGTACGCGACCACCCGCGACTTCTACACGTTCAGCGAGCCGAAGGTGTGGAAGGACCCGGGCTACTCGGTGATCGACTCGACGATGGTCGAGCACGACGGGCAGTACTATCGGTTCACCAAGGACGAGCGGAACAACGGCTCGTCGTCGCCGTGCAGCAAGTACGTCATCGAGGAGAAGTCCACCGACGTCCTCGACCTGGACTACGACTTCGTCTCCGAGTGCATCGGCTCCCCCGACCTGTCGCGCGGCGAGGGCCCGCTGGTCTTCAAGAGCAACACCGAGGACAAGTGGTACCTGTTCATCGACGAGTACGGCGGCCGCGGCTACGTGCCGTTCTCCACCACCGACTTGGACTCCGGGAAGTGGACGGCGGAGACGAGGTACACGCTGCCGGCGCGGCCCCGGCACGGCACGGTCCTGCCGGTCACCCAGGCCGAGTACGACCGGATCTCCGCCCGGTACGAGCCGCCGGCGCCCGCCCCCGGCCTGCGCCTGCAGTACAAGTTCGACGAGACCGGCGGCACGGTCGCCAAGGACTCCTCGGGCAACGGCTTCGACGGGACCTACCTCAACAAGCCGGCGCTCGACGGCACCGCGGTCACCCTCTCCGGCGGCTCCTACGTGACCATCCCGAACGGCGTGCTCAAGGGCGCGACCAGCGCGACCGTCTCGCTCTGGGCCAAATGGACCGCGTCCACCACGGTCAACCAGTGGATCTACGGCCTCGGCCCGGACAGCACAAAGTACCTGTTCACCAGCCCGTCCAACGGCTCGTCGGTGCTCTACTCGGCGATCACCACCGGGAGCTGGTCGGCCGAGTCGAAGCTGGCGACCGGCGCGGCGCTGCCCGGCGGCAGCTGGCAGCACCTCGCGGTGACCGTCGACGGCCCGACCGGCACGGCCACGATGTACCTCAACGGGCGCAAGGTCGCCTCGGCCACCGGGGTCACCGTCAAACCCGGGGACCTCTACGACGCGTCGAAAAGCTATTCGGGGTACGTCGGCAGGTCGCTCTACTCGGCCGATCCGTACTTCTCCGGATCGGTCGACGACTTCCGGATCTACAACACCGCCCTGACCAGCGCGCAGATCCTGAACCTGGCCGGGAAGGGCGCGTCGGTCGGCGGGGTCACCCTGCCGCAGCTCAAGGTGGACGCGATCGTCGACGACGCGGCGGGGACGGTGAAACTGCCGGTCGCCGAGGGCACCGACGTGGCCGCGCTCGCGCCGCAGTTCACCCTGGCCGAAGGGGCGACGATCAGCCCGGCGTCGGGGACGGTGCAGGACTTCAGCCGGCCCGTCACGTACCAAATAATCGGCGGAGATGGTGCGAAGCGGACCTGGACCGTCTCAGCGCTGGTGATGCGAAGCCCGGTTCTGCCGGGGTTGAACGCCGACCCGAACATCACCGTCTTCGGCGACACGTTCTGGATGTATCCGACGACCGACGGGTTCGCGAGCTGGTCAGGCACACAATTCCATGCGTTCTCGTCGAAGGATCTGACGCACTGGACCGACCACGGGGTGATCCTCGACCTCGGGCCGGACGTCTCGTGGGCCGACAACAGCGCCTGGGCGCCGACGATCGCTACCCGCGACGGCAAGTACTACTTCTACTTCTCCGGTGGGCTGGCCAGCGGAAACACGGCCAAGCAGCTGGGCGTGGCGGTCGCCGACAACCCGGCCGGGCCGTTCACCGACGCGCTTGGCAAACCACTCGTCGCGTCCGGGAGCTACAGCGGGCAGATGATCGACTCGGCGGTGTTCACCGACGACGACGGGAAGTCCTACCTGTACTGGGGCAACGGCAACTCCTACCAGGTGCCGCTGAACGACGACATGGTCTCGTTCGACCCGGCGCAGGTGAAGACGTACCACCCGGCGAACTACAACGAGGGCTCGTTCGTGATCAAGCGGAACGGGACCTACTACTTCATGTGGTCGGAGAACGACACGCGCAGTGCGGACTACCGGGTCGCGTACGCGACCGGCAGCTCGCCGACCGGGCCGTGGAGCGACCGGATCGGGGTGATCCTGGCCAAGGACGCGTCGCTCGGCATCCTCGGGACCGGGCACCACTCGGTGGTCCGCGCCCCGAACAGCGACGACTGGTACATCGCGTACCACCGGTTCGCGATCCCCGGCGGCGACGGCACGCACCGGGAGACCACGATCGACCGGCTCACGTTCGGTGCGGACGGAAAGATCAACCCGGTGGTGCCGACGCTGGAGAGCGTGGACCCGGTGACCGTGGCGCACGCGGGCGCGGACGTCACCGGCCCGGAGGGCAGCGCGATCCCGATCACCGGCTCGGTCTCCAACGACGCCAACCCGCCGACGTGGTCCTGGACCGCGGGTGACGACGTGGACGCCGGCGCCACCTGTGCCTTTGCCGACGCGCACGCCGTTGCGACGGCGGTGACCTGCACCGACGACGGCACCTACACGGTCACGCTGGCCGCCGGCGGGAGCCGGGACTCGGCGCTGGTCACGGTGGGCAATGTCAGCCCGGCCGCGTCGGCTCCGAGCGCGCCGACCGAGCCGGTCGCGACCGGCAGGGTGGTCACGCTCAGCGTTCCGGTCACGGACCGCGGCGCCAACGACACCCTTTCCTGTACGGCGTCGTGGGGCGACGGTTCCGCCTCGACCGGCACGGTCGGTGGCGGACTCTGCGTGGTGACGCACGCCTACACCACGGGTGACGTCTTCGAGCCGTCGGTCACGGTCCGTGACGACGACGGGGCCGCGTCCACGGTGACCGCGCCGCACGTGGTCACGTATGTCGCGGGCGGCGGTCAGGTCGCCGGCAACGGCACCCTGACCGCATCGGCCGGTTGCCTGGACGGCATCCGCGCGGGCGGCACGGTCGAGTTCGCCTTCACCGCCGGATCGGCCGCAGCCTCGAAGAATGCCGCCGGATCCGCCGCGGCCGCGAAGAAGGTCGGCGGATCCGGCAGCGGCCGCACGTGGCTCCGGTTCGCGGGTGGTGATCTGGACTTCCGGTCCACGTCGCAGACCGCGCCGCTGATCGTCGGCGGGACCGCGACCTATCAGGGCACCGGCACGATCAACGGCGCCGGCTCCTACCGGTTCCTGGTCTCCGCGGTCGACGGCACCGACCGGCTGGCCGTCCGGATCTGGGACGCCCGGACCGGCCGGACGGTCTTCAGCCAGCCGCTGCCGACCCGCCTGACCAGCGGCGGCATCGTCGTCTCGGCGAAGAAGAGCCACTGA
- a CDS encoding SDR family NAD(P)-dependent oxidoreductase has translation MDLELSGKSVIVTGASRGIGLAVTRALVAEGASVTAVSRSGSPELNELEAAGRVRTVALDLADPQAPAAVVEAALSAFGRLDVLVNNVGAVRPRVAGFRSVTDDDWEKTFQINFFSAVRMTRAALPHLLTAGAGSIVTVGSVNAALPDPLVIDYSAAKAALASFSKSLSKEVGPAGVRVNTVSPGPVATDLWLGAGGVAATVAGATGGDPAAIAEQVAGGSITGRFTRPEEVADLVTFLAGARAANITGADFTIDGGLITTL, from the coding sequence ATGGATCTTGAATTGTCGGGAAAGAGCGTCATCGTCACCGGAGCGAGCCGGGGCATCGGGCTGGCCGTCACGCGCGCCCTGGTCGCCGAGGGGGCGTCGGTGACGGCGGTCTCGAGGAGCGGATCGCCCGAGCTCAACGAGCTGGAAGCGGCCGGCCGGGTGCGCACGGTCGCCCTCGATCTGGCCGATCCGCAGGCGCCGGCCGCGGTCGTCGAGGCCGCGCTGTCGGCCTTCGGGCGCCTGGACGTGCTGGTCAACAACGTCGGCGCGGTCCGGCCACGGGTCGCCGGATTCCGGTCGGTCACCGACGACGACTGGGAAAAGACCTTCCAGATCAACTTCTTTTCCGCCGTACGGATGACGCGCGCCGCGCTGCCCCATCTGCTCACGGCCGGCGCGGGCAGCATCGTCACCGTCGGCTCGGTCAACGCGGCCCTGCCCGACCCCCTGGTGATCGACTACAGCGCGGCCAAGGCGGCGCTGGCGAGCTTCAGCAAGTCGCTGTCCAAAGAGGTGGGCCCGGCCGGCGTCCGGGTCAACACGGTCAGTCCCGGCCCGGTCGCGACCGACCTGTGGCTGGGCGCCGGCGGGGTCGCCGCGACCGTGGCCGGCGCCACCGGCGGTGACCCGGCCGCCATCGCCGAGCAGGTGGCGGGTGGTTCGATCACCGGCCGCTTCACCCGCCCCGAAGAGGTCGCCGACCTGGTGACGTTCCTGGCCGGCGCCCGCGCCGCCAACATCACCGGAGCCGACTTCACCATCGACGGCGGCCTGATCACCACCCTCTGA